In a single window of the Fibrobacter sp. genome:
- the moeB gene encoding molybdopterin-synthase adenylyltransferase MoeB has protein sequence MAFTNEQLERYSRHIILKEVGAKGQKKLLNAKVLVIGAGGLGAPVAMYLAAAGVGTIGIADADVVDLSNLQRQIIHATADVGKPKVQSAKETMEAMNPDVKVITYHTFVTSDNILDLIKDYDFIIDGTDNFPAKFLINDACVMAKKPFSHAGIIRSQGQLMTYVPGQGPCYRCVFKEPPPKDAVPTCKQAGVIGAMGGVIGSLQAMEAVKYILGVGNLLTGYLLTYNALTMEFRKVKLPTHTEDCAVCGTHPTITQLIDYEQAVCDLKH, from the coding sequence ATGGCATTTACTAACGAACAGCTGGAGCGCTATTCCCGCCACATCATCTTGAAAGAGGTGGGCGCGAAGGGCCAAAAGAAGCTCCTGAACGCGAAGGTGCTGGTAATCGGTGCTGGTGGCCTCGGAGCCCCTGTAGCCATGTACCTTGCTGCAGCGGGCGTGGGCACCATCGGTATTGCTGATGCCGACGTGGTTGACCTTTCCAATCTGCAGCGCCAGATCATTCACGCTACAGCCGATGTGGGCAAGCCCAAGGTGCAGTCCGCGAAAGAGACGATGGAAGCGATGAACCCCGATGTGAAGGTCATTACCTACCACACCTTCGTCACCAGCGACAACATCCTCGACCTCATCAAGGATTACGATTTCATCATCGACGGCACGGACAATTTCCCGGCGAAGTTCCTCATTAACGACGCTTGCGTGATGGCGAAGAAACCTTTCTCCCATGCGGGAATCATCCGCTCCCAGGGACAGCTCATGACGTATGTTCCGGGCCAGGGCCCCTGCTACCGCTGTGTGTTCAAGGAACCCCCTCCGAAAGATGCTGTGCCGACCTGCAAGCAGGCGGGCGTGATTGGCGCCATGGGCGGCGTTATCGGTAGCCTGCAAGCGATGGAAGCGGTCAAGTACATTCTCGGTGTGGGCAACCTGCTTACGGGCTACCTGCTCACCTACAATGCGCTCACCATGGAATTCCGCAAGGTGAAACTCCCGACGCATACCGAAGACTGCGCTGTTTGCGGTACGCACCCGACCATCACCCAGCTCATCGACTACGAGCAGGCGGTTTGCGATTTGAAGCATTAA
- a CDS encoding M67 family metallopeptidase: protein MISISKDNYEKILAHAEKNLPEEACGLIAGRIEGSDKHIEEVYLLTNIDHSNEHFSLDPKEQLAAIKDMRANGFSPLGNWHSHPESPSRPSEEDKRLAYDSRASYLILSLMDREHPVLNSFHIEGDIATNEGLVIG from the coding sequence ATGATTTCCATTTCAAAAGATAACTACGAAAAAATTCTTGCGCATGCGGAAAAGAACCTCCCCGAAGAGGCCTGCGGGCTGATTGCGGGGCGCATCGAAGGTAGCGACAAGCATATCGAGGAGGTCTACCTGCTCACGAATATCGACCATTCCAACGAGCATTTTTCGCTGGACCCCAAGGAACAGCTTGCCGCCATCAAGGACATGCGTGCAAACGGCTTTTCGCCGCTGGGTAACTGGCATTCCCATCCGGAATCCCCTTCGCGCCCGTCGGAAGAAGACAAGCGTCTTGCCTACGATTCCAGGGCGAGCTACTTGATTCTTTCGCTCATGGACCGTGAACATCCGGTGCTGAACTCTTTCCACATTGAAGGTGATATTGCCACGAACGAAGGTCTCGTAATCGGCTAA
- the moeB gene encoding molybdopterin-synthase adenylyltransferase MoeB: protein MKIYISATLRNFFGNSAQIEIPASSVRKALAILLDMYPDAGKVLFDDNNKLRSFIQIYVNGKNLLDALWDTPLSEETEILLLPAIAGGAPVVESSTESIISDARRKEVSFDDSEVERFGKHLMLKEIGVKGQKRIKAARVVVVGAGALGSAVIQYLAAAGVGTIKIIDNSEVSLDGLQNQVLYGTRDIKRPKVASAKDRIRNVNKSIVVEAEKEEISADNVLRLIEGYDLVIDCTDNYKSRYLINDACVLNGTPLVFGAVYQFEGRVGVFNLNGGPCYRCLFKEPPPAGLVPSCASGGTISPLPGIIGSIQANEALKLIIGVGEVLSGKLLIIDSLYLKSKIIQVQRQSDCPICGKNPTITDIEEFDYEDFCGLKENNEIPVEGFTPEELAKKIDNGDPLTIIDVREPHERAILRFPNAIVIPIGQLARRQKELDPNKDTVFICKQGKRSILAINTLREAGYTGPLYNLKGGVDAMKDIMFSHEGAWL from the coding sequence GTGAAAATTTACATCTCGGCTACACTTAGAAATTTTTTTGGAAACAGTGCACAGATAGAAATCCCGGCGAGCTCTGTCAGGAAAGCCCTCGCTATCCTTCTGGACATGTATCCAGACGCAGGCAAGGTCCTGTTTGATGACAACAATAAGCTCAGAAGCTTTATCCAGATCTATGTCAATGGCAAGAACCTGCTCGACGCCCTTTGGGACACGCCGCTTTCAGAAGAGACAGAAATCCTTCTGCTGCCAGCGATTGCAGGTGGCGCACCTGTTGTAGAATCTTCGACAGAAAGCATCATCTCCGATGCACGACGTAAAGAGGTCTCCTTTGACGACTCCGAAGTGGAGCGTTTTGGGAAACACCTGATGCTCAAGGAAATCGGAGTCAAGGGACAAAAGCGCATCAAGGCGGCACGTGTCGTCGTTGTTGGAGCGGGAGCGCTTGGTTCCGCCGTAATCCAGTACCTTGCGGCGGCAGGTGTAGGCACAATCAAGATTATCGACAATAGCGAAGTCTCATTGGACGGCCTGCAAAATCAGGTCCTGTATGGCACTCGTGACATTAAACGGCCCAAAGTCGCCTCCGCAAAAGACAGGATTCGGAATGTGAACAAGTCCATTGTGGTCGAGGCCGAAAAAGAAGAAATTTCAGCAGATAATGTCCTAAGGCTGATTGAGGGATATGACCTCGTCATAGACTGTACCGACAACTACAAATCCCGTTACCTGATTAACGATGCCTGCGTCTTGAACGGAACACCGCTAGTATTTGGAGCCGTTTACCAGTTCGAAGGGCGTGTCGGCGTATTCAACCTGAATGGCGGCCCCTGTTACCGCTGCCTTTTTAAGGAACCGCCCCCTGCAGGACTTGTACCTTCTTGCGCATCGGGTGGAACGATCAGCCCGCTGCCGGGAATTATCGGGAGCATCCAGGCAAATGAAGCGCTAAAGTTAATTATCGGAGTCGGCGAAGTCCTGAGCGGAAAGCTCCTGATTATTGACAGTCTTTATCTAAAATCGAAAATTATCCAAGTTCAGAGGCAGAGCGACTGTCCGATTTGCGGAAAGAACCCGACCATAACCGATATCGAAGAGTTTGATTATGAAGATTTTTGCGGGCTCAAGGAAAACAACGAAATCCCGGTGGAGGGCTTTACGCCCGAAGAACTCGCGAAGAAGATTGACAATGGCGACCCGCTGACCATTATCGATGTGCGCGAACCCCATGAACGCGCGATTTTACGCTTCCCCAACGCCATCGTGATTCCCATTGGGCAGCTGGCCCGCAGGCAAAAAGAACTGGACCCGAACAAGGATACCGTCTTTATTTGCAAGCAGGGCAAGCGCAGCATTCTCGCCATCAACACCTTGCGCGAAGCGGGCTACACGGGGCCGCTCTATAACCTTAAAGGCGGCGTTGATGCCATGAAGGACATCATGTTCTCGCACGAAGGCGCATGGCTGTAA
- the thiS gene encoding sulfur carrier protein ThiS produces MIITVAGNKKEYKDGLTVAELIDAEKIDNPLYVTVSVNEEFVEVGTFDKAVLKDGDSVEFLYFMGGGC; encoded by the coding sequence ATGATTATCACTGTTGCAGGAAACAAGAAAGAATACAAGGACGGTCTCACCGTCGCAGAACTGATTGATGCCGAGAAGATTGACAACCCGCTTTACGTGACCGTTTCGGTGAACGAGGAATTTGTGGAAGTCGGAACGTTTGACAAGGCCGTGCTCAAGGACGGCGACAGCGTCGAGTTCCTCTACTTCATGGGAGGCGGCTGCTAA
- a CDS encoding M67 family metallopeptidase, with amino-acid sequence MEINLNKISSCQMEEAAKAAYPGECCGILLGKTAKNSGKGEIEVLETREAPNLVQGEQKSTRFEANPLFLYQVEREIEGSGLEIVGFYHSHPDCEAIPSREDTEKMVPGLIYAILSVTADGVVDIRTFTAES; translated from the coding sequence ATGGAAATCAATCTGAACAAAATCTCGTCTTGTCAAATGGAGGAGGCCGCAAAAGCCGCCTATCCAGGTGAATGTTGCGGTATTTTGCTCGGAAAAACCGCCAAAAATAGTGGAAAAGGCGAAATTGAGGTTCTAGAAACCCGCGAAGCCCCCAACCTGGTTCAGGGAGAGCAGAAATCCACCCGCTTCGAGGCGAACCCGCTGTTTCTTTACCAGGTGGAACGAGAAATCGAAGGAAGCGGGCTTGAAATCGTCGGGTTCTACCACTCCCATCCCGATTGCGAGGCCATCCCATCCAGGGAAGATACCGAAAAAATGGTCCCAGGGCTCATTTATGCCATTCTCTCCGTCACAGCCGACGGAGTCGTCGATATAAGGACTTTTACCGCGGAGTCATAA